DNA from Hyphomicrobiales bacterium:
ATCGGGTCGGCGACCCGAACGGCTTCGTCAAAGAGCGAGCGGAGGAGGTTTTGCTGGTTCATGGCCGCTTGTTAGCAGCGCTCTTACCGCCAGGGAAGCGTGCCCTTTGGAAGCCTAGGATGCAGGCTGTCGAGCGCGATCACTAGCGCCAGAACGACCAGCACCGTGACCACGGCAACAGCCGATGCCAGCGTGGTGTAGCCGCCATCTTCAAAGTTGAAGAGAACAACGCCGAGCGTTTCGGTACCCGAGGACCAGAGCAGCGCCGAAACGGTGAGCTCGTTGAAAGCGGTCAGGAACACAAGTACCGCGCCGGCCGCAGCTGCCGGCAGGACACCGGGAACCAGAACCAAGTTGAAACGCTGCCAGAAGCCAGCACCACACATGGCCGCTGCTTCCTCAAGCCGTGGATCCAATTGGCTGAAGGCGGCGGTCACCGGGCGCAGCGCAAGAATGTAGAAGCTCGACAGGTAAGCGATCAGAATGATGCCGTAAGTGCCGTAAAGGCTGACGCCAATCACCGGCAGAGGGCGGATGAAAAGCAGGATCATCGCGATGGCAAGCACGATGCCGGGCAGGGCGTAAGGCGTTTCCACCAGCGCTTCGAACAACACGCGGCGGCGCCCTGATAGCCGAGAGAGCGCGTAACCTGACGGCAGCGAAAGCGCCATCAGGATCAGCGCCGCGCTGCCAGCGAGCATGAATGAGTTCATATACGCCCGCGTTGTCACGTCCTGGCGGAACAGCACTTCGACATAATTGTTGAGCGTGAACGTCTCAGCGTTGAGTGCCATGCCGTAGGACGGTAGCAGCGAAGCGGCGATGAGCGCGGTTAGTGGGGCCACCAGCAAGAGGGCGTTGAGTGTCCACACCCCGATTTCGGCTGGCAGGCGAAAGCGACCTAAAGCGAACGGGGTCAGCGGTTTGTCGGCCTCAATGCGCGTGGCGTAGCGGGCGAGCACGAACGCGGTGATCATGGTGCCGATGCCAGCGATGAATGACACCAAAACCGCCAGCGTCGCGACGCGTGGGATCATGCCGGTGCCGAAGCTTGCCAGGCGTTGATAGATGAGGGTGGGCAGCGTCAGATAGTTTTCCGGCATGCCGAGCAGGGCCGGGATGCCGAAGTTGCCGATCGAAGAAACAAAACAGAGCGCGAACGCAGCGGCCAGAAACGGCGCCAGCATCGGCAGACCAACAAAGGAAAACGCGCGCCATGAACTGGCGCCACAGGCGCGGGCGGCTTCGATCACGTCGCCGGGGATAGCGCGCAGGCCGGCGCGCAAGGTGATGAAGGCGAGCGCGGTGTGCTGAACCCCAAGCAGCAAGATGATGCCTTCGCGGCCATACATCGGATTGGCAGAG
Protein-coding regions in this window:
- a CDS encoding iron ABC transporter permease; this encodes MDAFTPYLVLGIAVLLLALVPIARLLIAAFAPGLEAFWTEISRTASARATLNTFDVALWSSFLSLGLGGLLAFLVGATDMRSKRLLSVAFLLPLMIAPQVTALAWLQLFGPSSALLQTFGLAPPPGSANPMYGREGIILLLGVQHTALAFITLRAGLRAIPGDVIEAARACGASSWRAFSFVGLPMLAPFLAAAFALCFVSSIGNFGIPALLGMPENYLTLPTLIYQRLASFGTGMIPRVATLAVLVSFIAGIGTMITAFVLARYATRIEADKPLTPFALGRFRLPAEIGVWTLNALLLVAPLTALIAASLLPSYGMALNAETFTLNNYVEVLFRQDVTTRAYMNSFMLAGSAALILMALSLPSGYALSRLSGRRRVLFEALVETPYALPGIVLAIAMILLFIRPLPVIGVSLYGTYGIILIAYLSSFYILALRPVTAAFSQLDPRLEEAAAMCGAGFWQRFNLVLVPGVLPAAAAGAVLVFLTAFNELTVSALLWSSGTETLGVVLFNFEDGGYTTLASAVAVVTVLVVLALVIALDSLHPRLPKGTLPWR